The following coding sequences are from one Terriglobales bacterium window:
- a CDS encoding aminotransferase class I/II-fold pyridoxal phosphate-dependent enzyme, whose amino-acid sequence MISEKAERFTESVIREMTRQAQLHGAINLAQGFPDFSAPAEIKRAAQEAIAADINQYAITWGSKSLRQAIARHMKVWQGLDVDPETEITVCCGSTEAMISSLLAVTNPGDEIIVFEPYYENYGPDAIIAGARPRFVKLRPPADPAGEWTFDERELRRAFGSNTKAIIVNTPNNPTGKVFTRAELNLIRDLCIEHDALAITDEIYEHIIYDGAEHISMAKLDGMRERTITINGASKTYSVTGWRVGWAVAPALLTNAIRKVHDFLTVGAPAPLQEAAAAALALPASYYKSLADGYRDRRERLRSALVEAGFVAYLPRGAYYIMTDIAGFGFADDLAFTKHLVSKVGVAAVPGSSFYSDPAQGAQQVRFVFSKTDATLDEAARRLLKLRR is encoded by the coding sequence TTGATAAGCGAGAAGGCCGAACGCTTTACCGAGTCAGTGATCCGCGAGATGACTCGCCAGGCGCAGCTCCACGGTGCCATCAATCTCGCCCAGGGTTTTCCTGACTTTTCGGCTCCTGCGGAGATCAAACGTGCCGCGCAGGAAGCCATCGCCGCTGATATAAATCAATACGCGATCACCTGGGGTTCGAAGTCTTTGCGCCAGGCAATAGCCCGCCACATGAAGGTCTGGCAGGGACTGGACGTTGATCCGGAAACCGAAATCACCGTCTGCTGCGGTTCCACCGAAGCGATGATCTCTTCGCTCCTGGCGGTGACCAACCCTGGCGACGAGATCATCGTCTTCGAACCGTATTACGAGAACTATGGTCCGGATGCGATCATTGCCGGCGCCCGTCCCCGCTTTGTGAAATTGCGGCCGCCAGCCGATCCCGCCGGTGAGTGGACCTTCGATGAGCGTGAACTGCGGCGTGCCTTCGGCTCAAATACCAAAGCTATTATCGTTAACACTCCCAACAATCCCACCGGCAAAGTATTCACGCGCGCAGAACTCAATTTAATTCGCGATTTGTGCATCGAACATGACGCTCTGGCGATCACCGACGAAATCTACGAGCACATAATTTATGACGGCGCCGAGCATATCTCGATGGCAAAGCTGGACGGGATGCGCGAGCGGACGATCACCATCAATGGTGCTTCCAAAACCTACAGCGTTACCGGATGGCGCGTGGGATGGGCAGTGGCCCCGGCACTACTTACGAACGCCATTCGCAAGGTGCACGATTTTCTTACCGTTGGCGCGCCCGCTCCGCTGCAGGAGGCGGCTGCCGCTGCGCTCGCATTGCCCGCTTCGTACTACAAGAGCTTGGCTGATGGCTATCGCGATCGGCGCGAGCGTTTGCGCTCTGCACTGGTGGAAGCTGGATTTGTGGCGTATCTTCCGCGGGGCGCTTACTACATCATGACCGATATCGCCGGTTTTGGTTTTGCTGACGATCTGGCATTCACCAAGCATCTGGTTTCAAAGGTCGGGGTTGCCGCGGTTCCAGGATCGAGTTTTTACAGTGATCCGGCGCAGGGCGCGCAGCAGGTGCGCTTTGTCTTCAGTAAAACCGATGCCACACTGGACGAAGCCGCGCGCCGGCTGCTTAAGCTTCGCCGCTGA